In Citrus sinensis cultivar Valencia sweet orange chromosome 2, DVS_A1.0, whole genome shotgun sequence, a single genomic region encodes these proteins:
- the LOC102607702 gene encoding protein EMSY-LIKE 3 isoform X4, with product MDFEVFDSSGTDDDLPPSHHNRFQRGVRPTGNGRSAVIGSASLPRMQNDMATQIHSVEQDAYSSVLRAFKAQSDAITWEKESLITELRKELRVSDEEHRELLSKVNADDIILRIREWRKASGLQPGMPSIPQPVHDPAPSPTVSASRKKTKTSQSVASLSTGAPSPGMHPSVQPSSSALRPGPPPGSKGKKPKSFSTGLAGRGQVANRGSSGAFPANGPSEAATYNPLIGRKVWTRWPEDNHFYEAVITDYNPNEGRHALVYDINTADETWEWVNLKEISPEDIKWEGDEPGISRKGGRPGPGRGTKKPLTRGGGVSGAGRGRGTMKPKKGFPFSQNGIGKKPLGDIEILHTETLIKEVEKVFAANHPDPTDVEKAKRVLKEQELALVNAIAKLEDASDGESGTRMAKTAIQ from the exons ATGGACTTTGAGGTTTTCGACAGTAGTG GCACGGATGATGACCTTCCTCCTTCACATCACAATAGATTTCAGAGAGGGGTTCGCCCCACTGGGAATGGAAGATCTGCAGTTATAGGTTCCGCTTCATTACCTAGGATGCAAAATGACATGGCAACTCAGATCCACAGCGTTGAGCAGGATGCATACAGTTCAGTCCTGCGGGCCTTTAAAGCTCAATCTGATGCCATTACTTGG GAGAAGGAGAGTTTAATTACTGAACTTAGAAAGGAGTTGAGAGTATCGGACGAGGAACATAGGGAGCTTCTATCAAAGGTTAATGCTGATGACATTATCCTGAGGATAAG GGAATGGAGAAAGGCAAGTGGCCTCCAGCCTGGCATGCCCAGCATCCCTCAGCCGGTCCATGATCCTGCACCCAGTCCTACCGTTTCTGCATCAcgtaagaaaacaaaaacatcgCAGTCAGTAGCTTCATTGTCAACTGGTGCGCCATCTCCTGGAATGCATCCATCTGTGCAACCATCTTCATCTGCCTTGAGACCAGGTCCACCACCTGGATCTAAGGGCAAGAAACCAAAATCA TTTTCTACAGGTCTTGCTGGGAGGGGCCAAGTTGCTAATCGGGGTTCTTCTGGCGCTTTTCCAGCAAATGGACCTTCTGAGGCAGCAACTTATAATCCCTTAATTGGAAGGAAAGTTTGGACAAGGTGGCCTGAAGACAACCACTTCTATGAGGCTGTTATAACTGACTACAACCCCAATGAG GGGCGGCATGCTTTGGTTTATGATATTAATACAGCTGATGAAACATGGGAGTGGGTCAATCTCAAAGAG ATATCACCAGAAGATATTAAGTGGGAAGGTGATGAGCCTGGTATTTCTCGGAAAGGTGGCCGTCCAGGACCCGGTCGTGGGACTAAGAAACCTTTGACGCGGGGTGGTGGTGTTTCTGGTGCAGGAAGAGGTAGAGGGACCATGAAGCCCAAGAAAGGTTTTCCTTTCTCCCAGAATGGTATTGGCAAGAAGCCTTTGGGTGATATTGAAATACTTCACACAGAAACTCTAATTAAGGAG GTTGAAAAAGTTTTTGCTGCTAATCATCCTGATCCGACGGATGTCGAGAAAGCAAAGAGGGTACTTAAA GAGCAAGAACTAGCCCTAGTCA